CCCGAGCTTATCTCGAACGTGAAGACGCGCGGCCTGACCGCATCGAACGCCTGCCACAACTCGGGCGTGAGGACGCCCCCGTCCGACTCGGCGTCGGTCATCAGCAAGATGGCGCGGGTGCCGTCGCGATCGGCCAGCGCCACCGTGGCCGCCAACAGGGCCGCCTCTGAGTTGCTCGAGTCCGCCTCGCGATCGAACTCCGTGATGGCGCGCTGCACCCGCGCGGGGTCGGTCGACCAGTAGGGCATGAGCCAGCGGGGCCGCGGACTGTCGAAGGCGAGGAGCTGCGCGGCCTCGCGCTCGCCGTTCAGGCCGGTCGCGAAGGCGGCCAGGGAGTTGTAGGTGATCGCCTGGTATGAGCTGACGGAGCCGCTCGTGTCCCAGCTGAAGACGACGCTGCGCTTGGGCTCGAACAGGTGCAGGTAGTAGTCGCCGGGCGCGGCGTAGAGGGTGAGCACCAGGCCGTCGCCGTCCGCCCTGACGTCGTAGCCGACGGGCGCGCCGGCAGCGTCGACGAGCTCGTGATCGAAGGCGATCGTCGGGTCGCCTCCGAGCGCCAGTTCCAGGTAGTTGTGGCCCGCGGGGATGCTCAGGCGGTACCAGTCCTCGTCGACGGCCACCTCGACCGTCCCGGCGACGGTCTGGCCCGGCGCGAGCTGGGTGGCGGTGGCGGGAGAGTCGTTGCCGGAACCGTCGGCGACGGCGGGGGCGTCGGTGCCGGTCATGTACTCGTAGGTCGCCGCGCGCCGCGCTGTGCCCCACTCCGCCAACGCGGAGCGGTACGACTCGTCCGCGACGCGCTCGTAGGCGGCCACGGCGTCGGGCGCGTAGTAGTGGCGCCCGGGCGTACCCTCGGCGTCGACCACCTTGGGCGCGGTGAAGCGCAGGAAGCGCGCCCACGTCGGGGCGTCTAGCCGCAAGGTGGCCGTGCCGTCGGCGTCGCGCTCCAGGCGCCAGTCGGCGAGCGGCTCCCACGGCCCGGCGCCGCCGCCGAGGCTCACCTCGACGGTCACCGCGGGGAACAGGGCGCCGGGCTCCTGCAGCGCCGCCGGCCCGTCCGTCCAGGTGAGGCGCGTCACCTGCGCCGCCCGGTTGTCGTGGAACCCGACGACGAAGCTGAAGGCCTCGTGGTCCCTCAGGTCGAGTCGGACGGGCCGACGGTCGCTCCGTTCGAGCACGTCGCCGGAGCCGAGGTACGGCTCCGAGCGCACCACGTGACCCCCATGTTCGGGGGCCGCGAGGTTCAGCTCGCCGGGCGTCCAGGGGTCGGCCGCGATGAGCTTCCACTCGCCCACGTAACCGTACCTGCCGTCTAGGCCGCTCTCGAACACCAGGCGCGCGTAACGCGCTACGACCGGCGCCTCGAACAGGAAGGCGCGCTCGCGGGGTGCCGCGCCCAGGCGACCGGTGAAGGCGGTGGTGAACGTCTCGCCGTCGAGCGAGGTCTCGATCCTGAACCCGTCGAGGCGGTCGGACCGCCTGCCGTCCGAGCGCGGGTCGAGCGTGGTGCCGACGAGGGTGACCGGCGCGTCGCCCGCCAGCTTGAAGGTGGCGGAGTGGTCGGCGTCGACGTAACCGCCGTACGAGGGTCCCACGCGCCCGTCGATGAGCGCCAGGTCGCGCCCCTCCCGGCCCGACTCCCCGTGAATTCCCGCCCCGAAGCCCCGTCCGAGCACGTCGAAGTGACCGAGGAGCGGTCGCGGGAGCGGCCAGTACGGGAACGCGCCCACCGGCGGCGCCTCGCAGGTGAGGACCGCCTCCATCGCGGCCACGTCGACGCCGCCCGGCCCGCCGGCGGCGACCTCGACGCGAAGCGGCAGGTCGTCGCGCATGTCAGCGGGCACGAGCACCTCGACGGGCACCTCGCGCGTCTCGCCCGGCTGGAGCGTCACCTCGGCGGGGTGGCGCAACTCCACGGCCGCGTTGCTGCTGGCCGCCTCGACGGCCACGGTCCGGGCCGTGGGAGCGCGGTTCTCGACACGCGCCGTCAGTGTCAGCGCCTGCCCCTCGTGCCAGTAGGCCGCCAGCTCCGCGCCAGACGGCTCGAGGGTGACCGCCACGTCGCCGTCCACGCGTGGCGACAGGAGTTGGGCCGGGTCGGGCTCGGCCGCGAAGGCCAGGCGCGCCTGGTAGGGCGAGCGGCCACTGAGTCGCAGGTAGACCTGCTCGCCGGCGGGGAGCTCGGCCTGCCAGGGGGCGCCGCCCAACGCGTCGCCCCGGGCGGTGAAAGCGAAGCGCTCCCGCTCGCTGAGAAGCTCCGCCGCGACGGCGCGCTCGTCGAGCGCGCCGCTCAAGGTCAACGTCATGGTGGTCGCCGCCGGGAAGACGGGGAGGCGGTAGTAGTCGTAGTCGCCGCCGTACTCCCCCACGTGCCCGTCCCAGGCCAACTCGGCGGGGAGCGTCGCTGCCGTGGCCATGCTGTCGTTCGGTTCCGCGTCCACCGCGGGCTGAAGGCGTCCGAGAAGGGTAAGGCGCAGCTGGTAGTAACCGCTCGACTCGACCTCGGGCGCGCGCAGGAAGAAGCCGTGGTCGCCGGCGTGGAAGTAGCGCTCTAGCCTGACCGTGCCCTCGGGCGTGAGGGTCGGGAACTCGACCCAGCCCCGTTCGGCAAGGCGGATCGGGATGGGCGCCCCGCCGCTGGGCGGCACCACCTCGAGCCTCACGTACTGGTCGTCGTCGAGGAAGAAGCGGTAGTAGTCGTCGCTGCCGCCGGAGAGGCGCCCCACGTAGACGTGGCCGGGAACGACCTTCATGGCGCGGCTCTCGTCGTCGTTCGGTTCGAGTTCGAGGCGCCCCGGCGGCGGGGGCGGCCCCGCCTCGAGGGGCGCGTCCTCGAGCGCCGCCGCGGCGGCGGCCGGGTCTTGCTCCGGCGCGCCGGCGGCGGCGGGCAGGATCGGCTCGTCAGGTGCGGGCGCCCCCTCCGCCTCGCCCGCCAGGACGGCCTCGCCCAGGTCGAGGAGCTTGAGTCCGTACTCGCCCTCCGACCCCGTCACCCGCAGGTAGTTGGCGCCGGGGAGGAGCACGATGTCGTCCAGCCTGAGGCGTTGCGACCCGCGCACGCTCGTGACCTCGCCGCCGGCGGCGTCGACCAGCGCCAGGCCGGTCACACCGGGACCCACCAGCTGCGCCCGGTAGCGGCGCGGGGCGTCCTCGACCTGCACGAGGTAGTGATCGACGTCGGCGACCTCGAGCCGACCGCGCACCTGGCCGCTCTGCGGCAGCGGGGCGGCGCCGCGCGGTTGGTCGTTGGGTTCGATCTCGCCGCCGGACGGCGCGGCGCTCGGCGCCAAGGCGAGGCGGTAGGCGGCTCCCTCCGCCCCCCACACGTCGAGCCTGTAGACGCCCGCCGCCAACAGGAGCCCGCGCCGCGAGGCGCCGCGCCCCCTCAGCAGCTCGCCACCGGCCTCGTCGACCAACGTGAGCGCGAAGGAGAGGTCAGCCGCCGAGTCGTAGTCGAGGTCGTAGTACCCGGCGGACTCGGGGGTCACCTCCACGCGGAACAGGTCGACGCCCTGGAGGACGCCGCGCATCTCGGTGCCCGGCGGGAAGTGGGTGGCGGACTCCCAGTGGTCGTTCGGTTCCACGGCCACCCCGTCGCCCCGCACCCCTTGCGACGCGAGGCGCAAGCGCACCATGCCGCTGGCGCCGTCCACGCGCACCGCGTACTCGCCGGCCGCGAGCCCGAGGCCCGAGAAGCTCACCCTTCCGCCGGCGCCGACGTCGCCCTGCACCACCACCCCGCCCGGGCCCTCCAGCACGAGCCGCGGCGTCGAGCCCAAGGCCGCCCACAGCTCGAGGCCCCAGACGCGCCCGGCCGCCGCCGCGTCGAGCGTGAAGGCGTGCCGCAGCTCGCCGGTCACGCCGCCGTAGAAACCGAACGCGCCCTCGCTCCCCTCGGGCAGCGAATCACGGTAACGGTCGCCCTCGTCGCCGTAGTAGAGGGAGCCGACGGGTTCGGCGCTCACCACGTACTCGCCGCCGGCACCGGCGGCGCTGACCCCCAGGTAGTAGCTGCCGGGCCCAA
This Trueperaceae bacterium DNA region includes the following protein-coding sequences:
- a CDS encoding discoidin domain-containing protein, which encodes MPVVVAFAGGARRARLARRRWWVTCLAVLAASGFAAAQQCTLEVEPNGTPATATRSGASGAGVQPARSDEATSVCFVGTVSADDPDMFRWDVSETDATYRWVLQVEGPAADLTAAQLFAVTFADDGVAVTAADELLAVSTQGGASARSRQFLVGPGSYYLGVSAAGAGGEYVVSAEPVGSLYYGDEGDRYRDSLPEGSEGAFGFYGGVTGELRHAFTLDAAAAGRVWGLELWAALGSTPRLVLEGPGGVVVQGDVGAGGRVSFSGLGLAAGEYAVRVDGASGMVRLRLASQGVRGDGVAVEPNDHWESATHFPPGTEMRGVLQGVDLFRVEVTPESAGYYDLDYDSAADLSFALTLVDEAGGELLRGRGASRRGLLLAAGVYRLDVWGAEGAAYRLALAPSAAPSGGEIEPNDQPRGAAPLPQSGQVRGRLEVADVDHYLVQVEDAPRRYRAQLVGPGVTGLALVDAAGGEVTSVRGSQRLRLDDIVLLPGANYLRVTGSEGEYGLKLLDLGEAVLAGEAEGAPAPDEPILPAAAGAPEQDPAAAAAALEDAPLEAGPPPPPGRLELEPNDDESRAMKVVPGHVYVGRLSGGSDDYYRFFLDDDQYVRLEVVPPSGGAPIPIRLAERGWVEFPTLTPEGTVRLERYFHAGDHGFFLRAPEVESSGYYQLRLTLLGRLQPAVDAEPNDSMATAATLPAELAWDGHVGEYGGDYDYYRLPVFPAATTMTLTLSGALDERAVAAELLSERERFAFTARGDALGGAPWQAELPAGEQVYLRLSGRSPYQARLAFAAEPDPAQLLSPRVDGDVAVTLEPSGAELAAYWHEGQALTLTARVENRAPTARTVAVEAASSNAAVELRHPAEVTLQPGETREVPVEVLVPADMRDDLPLRVEVAAGGPGGVDVAAMEAVLTCEAPPVGAFPYWPLPRPLLGHFDVLGRGFGAGIHGESGREGRDLALIDGRVGPSYGGYVDADHSATFKLAGDAPVTLVGTTLDPRSDGRRSDRLDGFRIETSLDGETFTTAFTGRLGAAPRERAFLFEAPVVARYARLVFESGLDGRYGYVGEWKLIAADPWTPGELNLAAPEHGGHVVRSEPYLGSGDVLERSDRRPVRLDLRDHEAFSFVVGFHDNRAAQVTRLTWTDGPAALQEPGALFPAVTVEVSLGGGAGPWEPLADWRLERDADGTATLRLDAPTWARFLRFTAPKVVDAEGTPGRHYYAPDAVAAYERVADESYRSALAEWGTARRAATYEYMTGTDAPAVADGSGNDSPATATQLAPGQTVAGTVEVAVDEDWYRLSIPAGHNYLELALGGDPTIAFDHELVDAAGAPVGYDVRADGDGLVLTLYAAPGDYYLHLFEPKRSVVFSWDTSGSVSSYQAITYNSLAAFATGLNGEREAAQLLAFDSPRPRWLMPYWSTDPARVQRAITEFDREADSSNSEAALLAATVALADRDGTRAILLMTDAESDGGVLTPELWQAFDAVRPRVFTFEISSGGTDYAQDLMQDWADVNGGVYSLAAGVGEFDVGFARASCLLRRPKRYTLELTTAAAALPGPGSLVVRQAPGAAPAAVEIVFDASGSMGRELPSGEQRITAAKRTLAELVGEVLPEGTPFALRAFGHITPTSCESRLDVPFGPLDRAEAMAAVEAIAPKLLSQTPIADSLLNVPDDLAAAAGARTVILITDGEESCGGDPAEAVREARKRGPLDLAIVSLGLEPEALAVFERLAADVGASYVDVASYEALAAAVAEALNPAFEVYVAGTDELVARGRVGGEPLELAMGVYDVRVLTAPVEEFRAVRVPGEKAVALTLSSR